One genomic region from Paenibacillus antri encodes:
- a CDS encoding FTR1 family iron permease, which yields MDFQAFLITFREALEALLIIGVIVTYLTRIGESKWNKWVWLGVFLALLSSYGVALAFQVVLTGFAAMASHIYLKIGILLVSSALLTHMILFMAKQGRDMRGEVQSKVAAILTTGSVINMLVHAYLITLREGIETVFFFAAISGGDIEQAIRSWGALLGLVVAIVVAWTFFRGARKVPLGTFFKITGAFLVLIAAGLLVQGVGIMQDVGMLGTLYKTPGGQIGALYDLTWLMPEHPQDYEHYLRDYGVAPLIDGQVGIFFKAFLGYTQDPSVEEFLAYWGYYFLVFALIVRQRKKESAAVETPIIQP from the coding sequence ATGGATTTTCAAGCGTTCCTCATCACGTTTCGCGAAGCGCTCGAAGCGCTGTTGATCATCGGCGTGATCGTCACCTACTTGACGCGCATCGGCGAGAGCAAATGGAACAAGTGGGTATGGCTCGGCGTCTTTCTGGCGCTCCTGTCGAGCTACGGGGTGGCGCTGGCGTTCCAGGTCGTGCTGACCGGCTTCGCGGCGATGGCGAGCCATATTTATCTCAAGATCGGCATTCTGCTCGTTTCGTCGGCGTTGCTGACGCATATGATCTTGTTCATGGCGAAGCAGGGGCGCGATATGCGCGGGGAAGTGCAATCGAAGGTCGCCGCCATCCTGACGACCGGCAGCGTGATCAACATGCTGGTGCACGCGTACCTGATTACGCTGCGAGAGGGCATCGAGACGGTGTTCTTCTTCGCGGCGATTTCGGGCGGCGACATCGAGCAGGCGATCCGAAGCTGGGGGGCGCTGCTCGGGCTCGTCGTCGCGATCGTCGTCGCGTGGACGTTCTTCCGGGGCGCCCGGAAGGTGCCGCTCGGCACGTTCTTTAAGATTACGGGCGCGTTCCTCGTGCTGATCGCCGCCGGGCTGCTCGTGCAGGGCGTCGGCATCATGCAGGACGTCGGCATGCTCGGCACGCTGTATAAGACGCCGGGCGGCCAGATCGGCGCGCTGTACGATCTTACCTGGCTCATGCCGGAGCATCCGCAGGATTACGAGCATTACTTGCGGGATTACGGCGTCGCTCCGTTGATCGACGGGCAGGTCGGCATCTTCTTCAAAGCGTTCCTCGGCTATACGCAAGACCCGTCCGTGGAAGAATTTCTCGCGTATTGGGGATACTACTTCTTGGTATTCGCGTTGATCGTCCGGCAGCGCAAGAAGGAAAGCGCGGCCGTCGAGACGCCGATAATTCAACCGTGA
- a CDS encoding glycosyltransferase family 2 protein, translated as MKHIVVFLPAYNEAESLPDVLPRIPRDGVAGAKVTTLVVDDGSTDATSAVASACGADLVLRMPRNRGLGAAVREGLAEAVRLGADVGVMIDADNEYPPESIPALVAPILRGEADYVLGSRFAGTIRGMKRHRRLGNYAFTWLQRALLAAVGRPVTLTDGQSGMRAFSREAMLHAEIIHDYNYAQVVTLNLVRKGFRLAEVPIPYQVRTKGESFIKLRAYARKVLPAIWREMRRKAAPR; from the coding sequence ATGAAGCACATCGTCGTGTTTCTGCCCGCCTATAACGAGGCGGAGTCGCTGCCCGACGTGCTGCCGCGCATCCCGCGCGACGGCGTCGCGGGCGCGAAGGTGACGACGCTCGTCGTCGACGACGGCTCGACCGACGCTACGTCGGCCGTCGCGTCCGCTTGCGGCGCCGACCTCGTGCTGCGCATGCCGCGCAACCGGGGGCTCGGCGCCGCCGTGCGCGAGGGGCTTGCCGAGGCGGTGCGCCTCGGTGCGGACGTCGGCGTCATGATCGACGCCGACAACGAATATCCGCCGGAGTCGATCCCGGCGCTCGTGGCGCCGATCCTGCGCGGCGAAGCGGATTACGTGCTCGGCTCGCGCTTCGCCGGCACGATCCGCGGCATGAAGCGGCATCGACGGCTCGGCAATTACGCGTTCACGTGGCTGCAGCGGGCGCTGTTGGCGGCGGTCGGCCGTCCCGTGACGCTGACCGACGGGCAGTCGGGGATGCGCGCCTTTTCCCGGGAAGCGATGCTCCATGCCGAAATTATCCACGATTACAACTACGCCCAAGTCGTGACGCTGAATCTCGTGCGGAAGGGGTTTCGGCTCGCGGAGGTGCCGATCCCGTATCAAGTGCGAACGAAGGGAGAATCGTTCATCAAACTCCGGGCGTACGCGCGGAAGGTGCTGCCGGCGATCTGGCGCGAGATGCGGCGGAAGGCGGCGCCGCGATGA
- a CDS encoding B12-binding domain-containing radical SAM protein has translation MKTVLATLNAKYIHMSLALRYLKAYSEKEFDIELAEYTIKDPAMNVVTDLFRRAPDVVGFSCYIWNIEETIGIVRMLKKIRPDVRVVLGGPEVSYDTQYWMERLPEVDFIVMGEGEETLHHLLTELRDGSNKFHFVFGIAYRGRDGAVVLNPGRPKAALDDLPSPHYFADDVPQLPTRVVYFETSRGCPFSCQFCLSSIEVGVRYFDIERTKRDLLHLIRSGARLIKFVDRTFNIKRDYALEIFQFLIDNHGGSCVFQFEITADIMRPEVIAFLSEHAPPGVFRFEIGVQSTNEETNEIIQRRQNFAKLSRTVTMIKESGKIDQHLDLIAGLPEENYESFRKTFNDVFALGPEELQLGFLKMLRGTGVRARAADYGYVYMDHAPYEILGNDVLPFSDIVRIKQAEDVLEKYWNAHRADASVRYLIDEAFPSAWDFFQGFGAYWESRGWERIGHQLEDLFSRLREFVAMEAAAALPAAEGLMKLDYFRQHKYRPRKLWWDMSLSPEEHAFWMRRLVERPLDAGEPFAALRLSERELHKQVMIDRVPFDLAAYLADGVVRVGPGTDSLLVARFSADAERRADIYAMPLSSAAVI, from the coding sequence ATGAAAACGGTCTTAGCTACCCTGAATGCGAAATACATTCATATGTCCCTCGCGCTGCGCTACCTGAAAGCCTATAGCGAGAAGGAGTTCGACATCGAGCTCGCGGAATATACGATCAAGGATCCGGCCATGAACGTGGTGACCGATTTGTTTCGGCGCGCCCCCGACGTGGTCGGGTTTTCGTGTTATATCTGGAATATCGAAGAGACGATCGGCATTGTTCGCATGCTGAAGAAGATCCGCCCCGACGTGCGCGTCGTGCTCGGCGGACCCGAGGTGTCGTACGACACGCAGTATTGGATGGAGCGCTTGCCGGAGGTCGACTTCATCGTCATGGGCGAGGGCGAGGAGACGCTGCACCATTTGCTGACGGAGCTGCGGGACGGTTCCAACAAGTTCCACTTCGTGTTCGGCATCGCGTATCGCGGACGGGACGGGGCGGTCGTCTTGAATCCGGGCCGGCCGAAGGCGGCGCTCGACGATTTGCCGTCGCCGCATTATTTCGCGGATGACGTACCGCAGCTGCCGACGCGCGTCGTGTACTTCGAAACGTCGCGCGGCTGCCCGTTCTCTTGCCAGTTCTGCTTATCCTCGATCGAGGTCGGCGTGCGGTATTTCGACATCGAGCGGACGAAGCGGGACTTGCTGCATCTGATTCGGTCGGGGGCGCGTCTCATTAAGTTCGTCGACCGGACGTTCAACATCAAGCGCGACTATGCTTTGGAAATTTTTCAATTCTTGATCGACAACCACGGCGGGTCGTGCGTGTTCCAGTTCGAAATTACGGCGGACATTATGCGGCCGGAGGTGATCGCGTTCCTGAGCGAGCATGCGCCCCCGGGCGTGTTCCGGTTCGAGATCGGCGTGCAGTCGACGAACGAGGAGACGAACGAAATCATTCAGCGCCGGCAAAACTTCGCCAAGCTGTCGCGCACGGTGACGATGATCAAGGAGAGCGGCAAGATCGACCAGCACTTGGATTTGATCGCGGGGCTGCCGGAGGAAAATTACGAGTCGTTCCGCAAGACGTTCAACGACGTGTTCGCGCTGGGGCCGGAGGAGCTGCAACTCGGTTTCTTGAAAATGCTCCGCGGCACCGGCGTCCGCGCCCGCGCCGCCGATTACGGCTACGTCTATATGGATCATGCGCCGTACGAAATTCTCGGGAACGACGTGCTGCCGTTCTCGGACATCGTGCGCATCAAGCAGGCCGAGGACGTGCTCGAGAAGTATTGGAACGCGCACCGCGCGGACGCGTCGGTGCGGTACTTGATCGACGAGGCGTTCCCGTCGGCGTGGGACTTCTTCCAAGGCTTCGGCGCATATTGGGAGTCTCGGGGCTGGGAGCGCATCGGGCATCAGCTCGAAGATCTGTTCTCGCGGCTGCGCGAGTTCGTCGCGATGGAGGCGGCCGCCGCGCTGCCCGCGGCGGAGGGGCTCATGAAGCTGGATTACTTCCGCCAGCATAAATACCGCCCGCGCAAGCTATGGTGGGACATGTCGTTGTCGCCGGAGGAGCACGCGTTCTGGATGCGCCGGCTCGTCGAGCGGCCGCTGGACGCCGGCGAGCCGTTCGCCGCGCTGCGATTGTCGGAGCGCGAGCTCCATAAGCAGGTCATGATCGACCGGGTGCCGTTCGATCTGGCCGCGTATCTCGCGGACGGCGTCGTCCGGGTCGGGCCGGGGACCGATTCGCTGCTCGTCGCCCGCTTCTCCGCCGACGCCGAGCGCCGCGCGGACATCTACGCGATGCCTCTCTCGTCCGCCGCCGTTATCTAA
- a CDS encoding alkaline phosphatase family protein: MNNVGVFEKTAARAWNFLNEGKSFLPIFTIGAFVLFHAADWLARPNEAIVGLISLIIVLPLLLLYMYFDFPLFLRNYLWLPLFVYVLLPWPPGYPAFDVGLALFATGLFFFFTVFFWGTFYYRMRIGTPWNNYARFWKLVLKHSDSTSGNAQEQIPKFLLILALWEWTYRWFGEAWTLSRDGLLTWGFIAGVGVYAWVLHRNLFDWKPKEYDYFTKDRYAEPTEPLARRVYVIVIDGMRKERFFEANTPFLDKLRLEGTEYTQMETVYPARTVVCFSSMHTGAYPREHGITSNLVIRYGVKVESVFDALRRGGKKGRLLGIAHLVDAFGDDVESITAVMKHDEADPSILERALKVVREQDPDFLTVQFIGTDQTGHSRGVFYDDYIEKIEAVDKLTETFVKELETSGKLENAVLLVCADHGQADGIGGHGHLDEGERFVPFFVWGRGVARGRRVETRHSLVSLAPTITHLLGCPFPSASHGPTLVETFRDDRSGEGASKR, translated from the coding sequence ATGAACAATGTCGGCGTCTTCGAAAAGACCGCCGCCCGCGCCTGGAACTTCCTGAACGAGGGGAAGTCGTTTTTGCCCATTTTCACGATCGGGGCTTTCGTCTTGTTCCATGCGGCGGATTGGCTCGCCCGGCCGAACGAGGCGATCGTCGGCCTAATCTCGCTGATCATCGTGCTCCCGCTGCTGCTGCTGTACATGTACTTCGATTTCCCCCTGTTCCTCAGAAACTACTTATGGCTGCCCTTGTTCGTTTACGTGCTGCTGCCGTGGCCGCCGGGCTATCCGGCGTTCGACGTCGGGCTGGCGCTGTTCGCGACGGGACTCTTTTTCTTCTTCACCGTCTTCTTCTGGGGCACGTTCTACTACCGGATGCGCATCGGTACGCCGTGGAACAACTACGCGCGCTTCTGGAAGCTCGTGCTGAAGCACAGCGACTCGACGAGCGGCAACGCGCAGGAGCAGATCCCGAAGTTTTTGCTCATTTTGGCGCTGTGGGAATGGACGTACAGGTGGTTCGGCGAAGCGTGGACGCTCTCGCGCGACGGCCTGTTGACTTGGGGCTTTATCGCGGGCGTCGGCGTGTACGCGTGGGTGTTGCATCGGAACTTGTTCGACTGGAAGCCGAAGGAGTACGACTATTTCACGAAGGATCGATACGCCGAGCCTACCGAGCCGCTGGCGCGACGCGTGTACGTTATCGTCATCGACGGGATGCGCAAGGAGCGGTTCTTCGAGGCGAACACGCCGTTCCTGGACAAGTTGCGCCTCGAAGGGACGGAGTATACGCAGATGGAGACGGTGTATCCGGCGCGAACGGTCGTCTGCTTCTCGTCGATGCATACGGGGGCGTACCCGCGCGAGCACGGCATTACGTCGAACCTCGTCATCCGGTACGGCGTGAAGGTCGAGAGCGTGTTCGACGCGCTGCGGCGGGGCGGGAAGAAAGGCCGACTGCTCGGCATCGCGCATCTCGTCGACGCGTTCGGCGACGACGTGGAGAGCATTACGGCGGTCATGAAGCACGACGAGGCGGACCCGTCGATTCTCGAGCGCGCGCTTAAAGTCGTGCGGGAGCAGGACCCGGACTTCCTGACGGTGCAATTCATCGGCACGGATCAGACGGGACATTCCCGCGGCGTGTTTTACGACGATTATATCGAGAAGATCGAAGCGGTCGACAAGCTGACGGAGACGTTCGTGAAAGAACTGGAAACCAGCGGCAAGCTGGAAAATGCAGTGCTCCTCGTCTGCGCCGACCACGGCCAAGCCGACGGCATCGGCGGCCACGGCCATCTGGACGAGGGCGAACGGTTCGTCCCGTTCTTCGTCTGGGGGCGCGGGGTGGCGCGAGGGCGCCGCGTCGAGACGCGGCATTCGCTCGTGTCGCTCGCGCCTACGATTACGCATCTGCTCGGCTGTCCGTTCCCGAGCGCTTCGCACGGCCCGACGCTCGTCGAGACGTTCCGCGACGACCGGTCCGGCGAGGGGGCGTCCAAGCGATGA
- a CDS encoding DUF1450 domain-containing protein, giving the protein MKVKVCCKNLKRCDGKSAVKALKGEFPDVKWKKKDCLGRCGACKKGAIAEVGKGEAFLCKKDPDTLYAELKKLLVSAKTG; this is encoded by the coding sequence ATGAAGGTCAAAGTCTGCTGCAAAAACTTGAAGCGCTGCGACGGAAAATCGGCGGTGAAGGCGCTGAAGGGCGAATTCCCCGACGTGAAGTGGAAGAAGAAAGATTGCCTCGGCCGCTGCGGCGCCTGCAAGAAGGGCGCGATCGCGGAGGTCGGCAAGGGCGAAGCGTTCCTCTGCAAGAAGGACCCCGACACGTTGTACGCCGAGCTGAAGAAGCTGTTGGTCTCGGCGAAAACCGGATAG
- a CDS encoding MFS transporter: MFSNRYVNTILLSRVLLQLGIWIRNFAILLYVMDVTNNDPTYVSLISVAEFGPIFLFALVGGTFADRWRPKRTMVWCDLLSASSVVLVLAALASGVWQAILLGTFVSASLSQFSQPSAMKIFKTQVPPERLPGVMALFQSMVGIFTVAGPALGTVVYQRYGIETALAMTTVLFLGSGLILTRLPRDAASPGRPSSAGSIRQELAAGLKYVRSRRELTALVAVFAVSGLAAGLTQPLMAFVPIDNLGLDKTFLQWLLMANGIAMLLGGAVLMSVAKKFPPQLLLTFGLTLGALCTAGTGFSVSVALTVALQAFAGFGAPFIHASVQTLLMRYAEAGFVGRVSGVVSPVFSGTMVIGMGIAGPLKTATTLPTAFAAGGALFLVGAALLLPLLRAGRRPGAAAQA; this comes from the coding sequence ATGTTTTCGAATCGTTACGTGAATACGATCCTTCTGTCGAGGGTGCTGCTGCAGCTTGGGATTTGGATCCGCAACTTCGCGATCTTGCTCTACGTCATGGACGTCACGAACAACGACCCTACCTACGTCTCGCTCATCTCGGTGGCGGAGTTCGGGCCGATCTTCTTGTTCGCGCTCGTCGGCGGCACGTTCGCCGATCGCTGGCGGCCGAAGCGTACGATGGTGTGGTGCGACCTGCTGTCCGCTTCGTCGGTCGTGCTCGTCTTGGCCGCGCTCGCGTCCGGCGTGTGGCAGGCCATTCTGCTCGGCACGTTCGTCTCGGCGAGCTTGTCGCAATTTTCCCAGCCTTCCGCCATGAAAATCTTCAAAACCCAGGTGCCGCCGGAACGGCTGCCCGGAGTGATGGCGCTGTTCCAGTCGATGGTGGGCATCTTCACCGTCGCCGGCCCGGCGCTCGGTACGGTCGTCTACCAGCGATACGGTATCGAGACGGCGCTCGCGATGACGACGGTCCTATTTCTAGGCTCCGGTCTCATTCTGACGCGCCTTCCGCGCGACGCGGCATCGCCCGGCCGCCCGTCGTCCGCCGGCAGCATCCGGCAGGAGCTCGCGGCGGGCCTCAAGTACGTGCGCAGCCGCCGGGAGCTGACGGCGCTCGTCGCGGTGTTCGCGGTATCGGGCTTGGCCGCGGGGCTTACGCAACCGCTTATGGCCTTCGTTCCGATCGACAATCTGGGGTTAGACAAGACGTTCTTGCAGTGGCTGCTCATGGCGAACGGCATCGCCATGCTCCTCGGCGGCGCGGTCCTGATGAGCGTCGCGAAGAAATTTCCTCCGCAGCTGCTGCTGACGTTCGGCCTCACGCTCGGCGCGCTGTGCACGGCCGGTACGGGCTTCTCCGTCTCCGTCGCTTTGACGGTCGCCTTGCAGGCGTTCGCCGGGTTCGGCGCTCCGTTCATCCACGCCAGCGTGCAGACGCTCCTGATGCGGTACGCGGAGGCGGGTTTCGTCGGCCGGGTCAGCGGCGTCGTGTCGCCGGTGTTTTCCGGCACGATGGTGATCGGCATGGGGATCGCGGGACCGCTCAAGACCGCGACGACGCTGCCGACGGCGTTCGCCGCGGGCGGCGCGTTGTTCTTGGTCGGCGCGGCGCTGCTGCTGCCGCTCCTGCGCGCAGGCCGTCGCCCCGGCGCCGCCGCGCAGGCGTAA
- a CDS encoding copper amine oxidase N-terminal domain-containing protein translates to MMKKSIALLLSASLVFGSVPAAFAAQTSFEVTTDVKAQVALSDAYKSILALFPADATAPPVDLAKVKAEYEAKFQADVKVVNAEIDTLVTQTLDLAIKGDLSAGQAKQAIDKGLQWYFYGVITNLTRYEALPALEKGDKAAATAALDKAIELYASVLEPTAQKRDNYYKDYGVMTVDTLATAVEGLQQAVDEGDVLTYKIYRQMFDKTLIKVFHLAAIKYAKTAPTAAEATAAIEMTEGFFFFAPIYNSLSGGSKADADAVRAAFGSGDPAQLNEAEVKHRFAAMFNGKIGGYATRVLTDELPNGKHEAAIEHAMEGNMFLVAEEVLIKEQLGEEAYAEALDHAELYLAAVEANDRAAANEHVVAYLKIIAQLDGVVFAIGSNELTVDGEAVTVDAASYVNAETNRTLVPTRFISDAIGATVAFDEATQVVTLTKGEQTIELKLGSDEVVVNGTVDPAKKLDQTVATKDGRSFIPLRAVAELFGNNVFYANGEVVITE, encoded by the coding sequence ATGATGAAGAAAAGCATCGCCCTGCTGTTATCCGCATCGCTCGTTTTCGGTTCCGTGCCCGCGGCGTTCGCGGCCCAGACGTCGTTCGAAGTGACGACGGACGTGAAGGCGCAAGTCGCGTTGAGCGACGCCTACAAGAGCATTCTCGCGTTGTTCCCGGCCGACGCCACGGCGCCGCCGGTCGATCTCGCCAAGGTCAAGGCGGAGTACGAAGCGAAGTTTCAAGCCGACGTGAAAGTCGTGAACGCGGAGATCGATACGCTCGTCACGCAGACGCTCGACCTCGCGATCAAGGGCGACCTGAGCGCAGGCCAAGCGAAGCAAGCGATCGACAAGGGGCTGCAATGGTATTTCTACGGCGTCATTACGAACCTGACCCGTTACGAGGCGCTGCCCGCGCTGGAGAAGGGCGACAAGGCGGCCGCGACGGCGGCGCTCGATAAAGCGATCGAGCTGTACGCAAGCGTACTGGAACCGACAGCCCAGAAACGCGACAACTACTATAAAGACTACGGCGTCATGACGGTCGACACGCTCGCGACCGCGGTGGAAGGACTGCAGCAAGCGGTGGATGAAGGCGACGTATTGACGTACAAGATTTACCGCCAGATGTTCGACAAGACGCTGATCAAGGTGTTCCACCTCGCGGCGATCAAGTACGCGAAGACGGCGCCGACGGCGGCGGAAGCGACCGCGGCGATCGAGATGACGGAAGGCTTCTTCTTCTTCGCGCCGATCTACAACTCGCTCAGCGGCGGAAGCAAGGCGGACGCGGACGCGGTTCGCGCGGCGTTCGGCAGCGGCGACCCGGCGCAGCTGAACGAGGCGGAGGTGAAGCATCGGTTCGCGGCGATGTTCAACGGCAAGATCGGCGGCTACGCGACTCGCGTGCTGACCGACGAGCTGCCGAACGGCAAGCATGAGGCGGCGATCGAGCACGCGATGGAAGGCAACATGTTCCTCGTCGCGGAAGAAGTGCTCATCAAGGAGCAGCTCGGGGAAGAAGCGTATGCCGAAGCGCTCGATCATGCGGAGCTGTACTTGGCGGCGGTGGAAGCGAACGACCGGGCGGCGGCGAACGAGCATGTCGTCGCCTACCTGAAAATCATAGCGCAGCTGGACGGCGTCGTCTTCGCGATCGGCTCGAACGAGCTGACGGTCGACGGCGAAGCGGTAACGGTGGACGCTGCTTCCTACGTCAACGCCGAGACGAACCGCACGCTCGTGCCGACGCGCTTCATCTCGGACGCGATCGGCGCGACGGTCGCCTTCGACGAAGCGACGCAGGTCGTCACGCTGACGAAGGGCGAGCAGACGATCGAGCTGAAGCTCGGTTCGGACGAAGTCGTCGTGAACGGCACGGTCGATCCGGCCAAGAAGCTCGACCAGACGGTCGCGACGAAGGACGGACGCAGCTTCATTCCGCTCCGCGCGGTCGCCGAGCTGTTCGGCAACAATGTGTTCTACGCGAACGGCGAAGTCGTCATTACGGAATAA
- a CDS encoding nucleoporin-interacting protein, producing MTTLRERPFLSAAAFAALLCALRLAYASPYAASWDAVDFALALDRFDLLAMQPHFPGYPFFVFAGMALRPWFGGDAVAALAGVGALAYASAVWPMYALARAALPAWPAAAAAALLQASAYAGLAAALPMSEAAAVGALWWFGYAALAAFRSPRFAVRLLPAAAFGALMGIRLSYVAFGLLLLPLFVREWRSSRLRACGFLLAVAAAQLAWIAALVASEGSLGGFWTLGVEFARGHFAEWGGAATAETSPPLPSRFATLVFRNWLWIGVCGGSVWSAAALVPVAVAALASVAGRRGRVRVSSSDAAALRWLAAACAAYFLWALFAQNIDKPRHILPLVGPALWLLALGLHRACRGRRAVFAAAMAAALAGQLFAGLRLLDAAHTETPAVVQLHGYASERLEAPFQLLTWEETRVLGYLGAAYPHKRAYTFALAEEERRARPDRRTYVTGKVVEGFAAQGVDVASRFVSVATFASNAIVDPVYHEITLYEWKEEEEALRPTD from the coding sequence ATGACGACGCTCCGGGAGCGCCCGTTCTTGTCGGCGGCCGCGTTCGCGGCGCTGCTGTGCGCGCTTCGCCTCGCGTACGCGTCGCCGTATGCCGCTTCATGGGACGCGGTCGACTTCGCGCTCGCGCTCGATCGGTTCGATCTGCTGGCGATGCAGCCGCACTTCCCCGGGTACCCGTTCTTCGTATTCGCGGGCATGGCGCTGCGCCCTTGGTTCGGGGGCGACGCGGTCGCCGCGCTGGCGGGCGTCGGCGCGTTGGCGTACGCGAGCGCCGTCTGGCCGATGTACGCCCTCGCGAGGGCTGCGCTGCCCGCATGGCCCGCGGCCGCGGCGGCGGCGCTGCTTCAAGCGTCCGCCTATGCTGGGCTCGCCGCCGCGCTGCCGATGTCCGAAGCGGCCGCGGTCGGCGCGCTATGGTGGTTCGGCTATGCGGCGCTCGCCGCCTTCCGGTCGCCGCGCTTCGCGGTTCGCCTGCTGCCGGCCGCGGCGTTCGGCGCGCTGATGGGCATCCGCTTGTCCTACGTCGCGTTCGGGCTGCTGCTGTTGCCGCTGTTCGTTCGGGAATGGCGTTCGAGCCGTCTGCGCGCCTGCGGGTTTCTGCTTGCCGTCGCGGCGGCGCAGCTCGCCTGGATCGCCGCGCTCGTCGCAAGCGAGGGGAGCCTCGGCGGATTCTGGACGCTCGGCGTCGAATTCGCCCGCGGCCATTTCGCCGAGTGGGGCGGGGCGGCGACGGCGGAGACGTCCCCGCCGCTGCCGTCTCGCTTCGCGACGCTCGTCTTCCGGAACTGGCTCTGGATCGGCGTGTGCGGCGGCAGCGTCTGGAGCGCGGCCGCGCTCGTTCCGGTCGCCGTCGCCGCGCTCGCGTCCGTCGCCGGCCGGCGAGGCCGGGTTCGCGTCTCTTCGTCCGACGCCGCCGCGTTACGCTGGCTCGCCGCCGCTTGCGCCGCGTACTTCCTCTGGGCGCTCTTCGCCCAGAACATCGATAAGCCGCGGCACATCCTGCCGCTCGTCGGACCGGCGCTGTGGCTTCTCGCGCTGGGACTGCACCGCGCGTGCCGCGGCCGCCGGGCCGTCTTCGCCGCGGCGATGGCCGCCGCGTTGGCGGGGCAGCTGTTCGCCGGCCTGCGGCTGCTGGACGCTGCGCATACCGAGACGCCGGCCGTCGTCCAGCTGCACGGCTACGCTTCGGAGCGGCTCGAGGCGCCGTTCCAGCTGCTTACGTGGGAGGAGACGCGCGTGCTGGGGTACTTGGGCGCCGCGTATCCGCACAAGCGCGCGTATACGTTCGCGCTGGCGGAGGAGGAGCGCCGCGCGCGGCCGGACCGGCGAACGTACGTGACCGGCAAGGTCGTCGAAGGCTTCGCCGCGCAAGGGGTCGACGTGGCGTCGAGGTTCGTCTCCGTGGCGACGTTCGCTTCGAACGCGATCGTCGACCCGGTGTATCACGAAATCACCTTATACGAGTGGAAAGAGGAAGAGGAAGCCCTTCGTCCGACGGATTGA